One window of the Runella slithyformis DSM 19594 genome contains the following:
- the hisB gene encoding bifunctional histidinol-phosphatase/imidazoleglycerol-phosphate dehydratase HisB — MQKLLFIDRDGTIIAEPPVDFQVDSLQKLAFLPKAISNLRRLSEETDFGFIMVTNQDGLGTDSFPEDTFWPAQHKMLQTLEGEDVRFQNIHIDRSFPHENAPTRKPGTAMLTEYFSEAYDLANSYVIGDRLTDVQLAVNLGAKAILFAAEWPKELPKEQNDAISLVSNNWDEIYEHLRLPARIATVARNTRETQITIELNLDGNGHSEIHTGIGFFDHMLDQLAKHSGADLKITVEGDLHIDEHHTIEDTALALGEAYRKAIGDKRGISRYGFLLPMDEALAQVAIDFSGRPWLVWDAEFKREKIGEMPTEMFYHFFKSFSDTALCNLNIQCTGSNEHHKIEAIFKGWAKAIKMAVKRDLKALDVLPSTKGVL, encoded by the coding sequence ATGCAAAAACTTCTTTTTATAGACCGCGACGGAACCATCATTGCCGAGCCGCCCGTCGATTTTCAGGTAGATTCCTTACAAAAACTCGCGTTTTTACCCAAAGCCATTTCCAATCTGCGACGCCTGTCTGAAGAGACTGATTTTGGCTTTATCATGGTCACCAATCAGGACGGATTAGGCACAGACTCCTTTCCGGAAGATACTTTCTGGCCTGCCCAACATAAAATGCTCCAAACGTTGGAAGGCGAAGATGTTAGGTTTCAAAATATTCACATTGACCGCAGTTTTCCGCACGAAAATGCCCCGACACGCAAACCGGGTACGGCGATGTTGACCGAATACTTCAGTGAAGCTTACGATTTGGCCAACAGCTACGTCATCGGCGACCGCCTGACGGATGTACAACTGGCGGTGAATTTGGGGGCAAAAGCCATTTTGTTTGCCGCCGAATGGCCAAAAGAGTTACCTAAAGAGCAAAATGACGCTATTTCGCTGGTCAGTAACAATTGGGATGAAATTTATGAACACCTGCGACTGCCCGCCCGCATCGCTACCGTAGCGCGCAACACCCGCGAAACCCAAATCACCATTGAGCTCAACCTCGACGGTAACGGACATTCGGAAATCCATACGGGTATTGGCTTTTTTGACCACATGCTCGACCAATTGGCCAAGCATTCAGGAGCCGATCTGAAAATTACGGTAGAAGGCGACCTCCACATCGACGAGCACCACACCATTGAAGATACGGCACTGGCCCTTGGCGAAGCCTACCGCAAAGCCATCGGCGATAAACGCGGCATCAGTCGCTACGGATTTTTGTTGCCGATGGACGAAGCCCTTGCACAAGTAGCCATTGATTTTTCAGGGAGGCCGTGGTTGGTATGGGATGCTGAATTCAAACGGGAAAAGATCGGCGAAATGCCGACCGAGATGTTTTACCACTTCTTCAAGTCGTTTTCAGATACGGCCCTGTGCAATCTCAACATTCAATGCACCGGCTCCAATGAACATCATAAAATCGAAGCCATCTTTAAAGGATGGGCCAAAGCCATCAAAATGGCGGTAAAACGTGATTTGAAAGCCTTGGATGTGCTGCCTTCCACAAAGGGCGTTTTATAA
- a CDS encoding DUF3127 domain-containing protein codes for MDIKGRVIQLLALQTGEGKNGTWKKQDFVIETDGQYPKKICISAWGDKINESALQVGNEVNVSFDVESREYNGRWYTDVKAWKIDALGAGGYEAAPVSSGSGTGSTSTRPTTELPSTFQSGDEDNLPF; via the coding sequence ATGGACATTAAAGGAAGAGTCATTCAGCTATTGGCCTTACAAACGGGTGAAGGCAAAAACGGTACGTGGAAAAAACAGGATTTTGTGATTGAAACCGACGGACAGTACCCAAAAAAGATATGCATCTCTGCTTGGGGCGACAAAATCAACGAAAGCGCATTGCAGGTGGGTAATGAAGTAAACGTATCGTTTGACGTGGAAAGCCGCGAATACAACGGACGTTGGTATACCGACGTGAAAGCCTGGAAAATTGACGCACTCGGTGCAGGCGGTTACGAAGCCGCTCCGGTCTCTTCGGGTTCCGGTACAGGCAGCACCTCTACCCGCCCAACCACCGAACTGCCTTCTACTTTCCAAAGTGGCGACGAAGACAATTTGCCGTTCTAG
- a CDS encoding amidohydrolase: protein MNKPILCGLVAGLSLSTGFAQSGLKPVINQSADAIESKVIAWRRDFHEHPELGNQEVRTATIVAEHLRKLGYEVREKVAVTGVVAVLKGGKPGPVVALRADMDGLPVTERVDIPFKSKVMTEFNNQKTGVMHACGHDSHVAILMGVAEVLASMQKDLSGTVKLIFQPAEEGVYNGQTFGANRMIEEGALENPKVDAIFGLHINSQTEVGKIRYRPGATMAAVDQLTIKLKGKQTHGASPWSGVDPIVTASQIVMGLQTIVSRNVDITENPAVVTVGAIHGGIRYNIIPESLEMIGTIRTFGDTQQALVHRRIKEISTHIAESAGAKADVEIGTGYPATVNDPGLTDKMIPTLEALAGKDNVVLSPVATGAEDFSYFQKKIPGFFFFLGGMAKGKSPYDVAPHHTPDFYIDESGFTLGVKALSHLVVDYMEMNSKAAPASAKAKKVSK, encoded by the coding sequence ATGAACAAACCTATCCTATGCGGCCTGGTGGCAGGGCTGAGCCTCTCGACCGGCTTCGCCCAAAGCGGCCTCAAACCCGTTATTAATCAATCGGCCGATGCCATCGAAAGTAAAGTGATCGCCTGGCGCCGTGATTTTCACGAACACCCCGAATTGGGAAACCAGGAAGTACGAACGGCTACTATCGTGGCTGAGCACCTGCGTAAATTGGGGTATGAAGTCCGTGAAAAAGTGGCGGTGACGGGAGTCGTTGCTGTACTCAAAGGCGGTAAGCCCGGCCCGGTAGTAGCGCTGAGAGCCGATATGGATGGCCTGCCCGTAACCGAAAGGGTTGATATACCGTTCAAATCGAAAGTCATGACGGAATTCAATAACCAAAAAACGGGGGTAATGCACGCCTGCGGGCACGATAGTCACGTGGCGATTCTGATGGGAGTGGCGGAAGTACTGGCTTCCATGCAAAAAGACCTTTCCGGTACGGTGAAGCTGATTTTTCAACCGGCGGAGGAAGGGGTTTATAACGGTCAGACCTTTGGTGCTAACCGTATGATCGAAGAAGGAGCATTGGAAAACCCGAAAGTGGATGCCATTTTCGGATTACACATAAATTCACAAACCGAGGTGGGCAAGATTCGCTACCGTCCCGGCGCTACCATGGCGGCGGTGGATCAATTGACCATCAAACTGAAAGGCAAACAAACCCACGGCGCATCGCCTTGGTCGGGCGTTGACCCCATCGTGACGGCTTCTCAAATCGTGATGGGATTACAGACCATCGTAAGCCGGAATGTAGATATCACCGAAAATCCTGCCGTGGTCACCGTAGGGGCCATTCATGGCGGTATTCGTTACAATATTATTCCTGAATCACTTGAAATGATCGGAACCATTCGCACCTTCGGAGATACACAACAGGCGTTGGTGCATCGTCGTATCAAAGAAATTTCTACGCACATAGCAGAAAGTGCCGGGGCGAAAGCTGACGTTGAGATCGGTACCGGTTACCCCGCTACTGTCAATGATCCTGGGCTGACCGATAAGATGATTCCAACCCTGGAAGCCCTTGCCGGTAAAGATAACGTGGTGCTGTCGCCCGTGGCTACGGGTGCCGAAGACTTCAGTTATTTCCAAAAGAAAATCCCCGGGTTCTTCTTTTTTCTGGGAGGTATGGCCAAAGGTAAAAGCCCATACGACGTGGCGCCTCATCATACCCCGGACTTCTACATTGATGAAAGCGGCTTTACCCTGGGCGTAAAAGCCCTGAGCCATTTGGTGGTGGATTATATGGAGATGAATTCAAAAGCTGCTCCCGCAAGTGCCAAGGCAAAGAAAGTAAGCAAATAG